From the Leifsonia sp. AG29 genome, one window contains:
- a CDS encoding dihydrolipoamide acetyltransferase family protein yields the protein MAVKDFALPDLGEGLTESELVSWKVAVGEEVRLNQIIAEVETAKALVELPAPYDGRVSRLYVEPGVTVAVGEPIVAFEVGAPEGATGAGGPEVQEAAPATAAAEAPEPTLVGYGARADSGSRPVRRPRPGLSGPAPDRTPEPALAGSSAPAAVTAPAASVLTAERPLAAPPVRKLARERGIDLATIRGTGERGHITRQDLDRASAPAAVTAPSPGGATAPATLPSAADEVRIPIRGVRKATADAMVRSAAVPQATVFLTVDVTPTMELIGRLRAHPASSEARPGLLAVVGKACTIAIARTPELNSRWDDENQEIVQYRRVHLGIAAATPRGLLVPVVRDAQSLSLADLAVAIRELAETARAGRTAPSALTGGTMTITNVGVFGVDAGTPLLTPGEAAILALGATRRQPWEHDGAIALRDVMTLALSFDHRIVDGEQASRFLADLGRILSDPASVIAMV from the coding sequence ATGGCCGTCAAGGATTTCGCGCTGCCGGATCTCGGCGAGGGCCTCACCGAGTCCGAGCTGGTCTCGTGGAAGGTCGCCGTCGGCGAGGAGGTGCGCCTCAACCAGATCATCGCGGAGGTCGAGACGGCCAAAGCGCTCGTCGAGCTCCCGGCGCCCTACGACGGGCGCGTCTCGCGGCTCTATGTCGAGCCGGGAGTCACGGTCGCGGTGGGGGAGCCGATCGTCGCCTTCGAGGTGGGGGCGCCGGAGGGAGCGACCGGAGCGGGCGGCCCGGAAGTGCAGGAGGCGGCCCCCGCGACGGCGGCCGCCGAAGCGCCCGAGCCAACGCTCGTCGGTTACGGAGCCCGTGCAGACTCCGGATCGAGGCCCGTCCGCCGGCCCCGCCCCGGGTTGTCCGGCCCGGCGCCGGACCGGACTCCGGAACCCGCGCTCGCGGGTTCCTCGGCTCCGGCCGCCGTGACCGCCCCGGCGGCCTCCGTTCTCACCGCGGAGCGGCCGCTCGCCGCGCCTCCGGTCCGCAAGCTCGCGCGCGAACGCGGGATCGACCTCGCGACGATCCGCGGGACCGGTGAGCGCGGTCACATCACCCGGCAGGATCTCGACCGCGCGAGCGCGCCGGCGGCTGTCACGGCCCCCTCCCCGGGAGGCGCGACGGCTCCGGCGACCTTGCCTTCCGCCGCCGACGAGGTCCGCATCCCGATCCGCGGGGTGCGGAAGGCGACGGCCGATGCCATGGTCCGCTCGGCCGCTGTTCCGCAGGCGACGGTCTTCCTGACGGTGGACGTGACCCCGACGATGGAGCTCATCGGCCGCCTCCGCGCGCACCCCGCGTCCTCGGAGGCGCGCCCCGGCCTGCTCGCCGTGGTCGGCAAGGCGTGCACCATCGCGATCGCGCGGACGCCGGAGCTCAATTCCCGCTGGGACGATGAGAACCAGGAGATCGTGCAGTACCGGCGCGTGCACCTCGGCATCGCGGCCGCGACGCCGCGCGGCCTGCTCGTGCCCGTCGTCCGCGACGCGCAGAGCCTGAGCCTCGCGGACCTCGCCGTCGCCATCCGGGAGCTCGCCGAAACGGCGCGGGCCGGGCGTACCGCACCGTCGGCGCTCACCGGCGGGACGATGACGATCACGAACGTCGGCGTCTTCGGCGTCGACGCGGGGACGCCCCTCCTCACCCCGGGCGAGGCGGCGATCCTCGCCCTGGGCGCCACCCGTCGCCAGCCCTGGGAGCACGACGGCGCCATCGCCCTCCGCGACGTGATGACGCTCGCCCTGTCGTTCGACCACCGCATCGTGGACGGCGAACAGGCCTCGCGCTTCCTCGCGGACCTCGGGCGCATCCTCTCGGACCCGGCCTCCGTCATCGCGATGGTGTGA
- the dapD gene encoding 2,3,4,5-tetrahydropyridine-2,6-dicarboxylate N-succinyltransferase produces the protein MPSDASARSAVNRTHVDPHRKAWGYGLATVSGDGTVLDTWFPEPALGGLPAGRDRWIAPAEFEELAVADERRNVRIDIVTVEIDLDAPPASTPDAYLRLHLLSHLLVRPNEVNLDGVFAHLPIVAWTNAGPVHPADLDRLRPRLQRAGIHVTGIDKFPRLLDYVTPDRVRIADASRVRLGAHLAPGTTVMHEGFVNFNAGTLGSSMVEGRISQGVVVGDGSDIGGGASIMGTLSGGGTQRVAIGERALLGANSGIGISIGDDTVVEAGLYVTAGTKVVLVDEPVTAEGRPQTVKAVELSGVPGLLFRRNSVTGAVEVLRRAGSGVELNAALHA, from the coding sequence ATGCCCTCTGACGCTTCCGCCCGATCCGCCGTGAATCGGACTCACGTCGACCCGCACCGGAAGGCCTGGGGCTACGGCCTCGCCACCGTCTCGGGTGACGGCACGGTCCTCGACACCTGGTTCCCGGAGCCCGCCCTCGGCGGTCTCCCCGCCGGCCGCGACCGCTGGATCGCCCCGGCCGAGTTCGAGGAGCTCGCCGTCGCCGACGAGCGACGGAACGTCCGCATCGACATCGTCACGGTCGAGATCGACCTCGACGCTCCCCCGGCGTCGACGCCCGACGCGTACCTGCGCCTCCACCTCCTGTCCCACCTCCTGGTCCGCCCGAACGAGGTGAACCTCGACGGCGTGTTCGCGCATCTCCCGATCGTGGCGTGGACCAACGCCGGGCCGGTGCACCCCGCCGACCTCGACCGGCTGCGGCCGCGCCTCCAGCGCGCCGGCATCCACGTCACCGGGATCGACAAGTTCCCCCGCCTCCTCGACTACGTCACGCCCGACCGGGTACGGATCGCCGACGCGTCGCGGGTCCGGCTCGGGGCTCACCTCGCGCCCGGCACGACCGTCATGCACGAGGGGTTCGTGAACTTCAACGCCGGCACGCTCGGCAGCTCGATGGTGGAGGGCCGCATCTCGCAGGGCGTGGTCGTGGGCGACGGCTCGGACATCGGAGGCGGCGCCTCCATCATGGGCACCCTCTCGGGCGGTGGCACGCAGCGCGTCGCCATCGGCGAGCGGGCGCTGCTGGGCGCCAACTCCGGCATCGGCATCTCGATCGGCGACGACACGGTGGTCGAGGCCGGACTCTACGTGACCGCGGGCACCAAGGTCGTGCTCGTCGACGAGCCCGTGACCGCCGAGGGCCGGCCGCAGACGGTCAAGGCCGTCGAGCTGTCGGGGGTGCCGGGGCTGCTGTTCCGCCGCAACTCGGTGACGGGCGCGGTCGAGGTGCTGCGCCGCGCCGGCTCGGGCGTCGAACTCAACGCCGCTCTGCACGCCTGA
- the dapE gene encoding succinyl-diaminopimelate desuccinylase has protein sequence MPLDLSAGSIDITRQICDIESVSGDEKTLADEIEAALSGLPHLELIRDGDAIVARTALGRDRRALIAGHIDTVPLNRNLPTRFVEEGGVRYLWGRGTVDMKAGVAVQLKLAAELTDPSVDVTWMWYDHEEVNAELNGLGRLARNRPDLFVGDFGILGEPSNGVVEGGCNGNLRVEVRTYGLRAHSARGWVGDNAIHKAAPILDILAAYQPREVEVDGLVYREGLNAVGITGGVAGNIIPDECMVHINYRFAPSRSSDEAIRHMHELFGDYEITVVDRADGARPGLDAPLAQEFVAAVGGVAKPKYGWTDVARFSALGIPAVNYGPGDPLKAHADDERVDVEQIVAVEAGLRAWLTGSGAR, from the coding sequence GTGCCTCTCGACCTCAGCGCCGGCTCCATCGACATCACCCGGCAGATCTGCGACATCGAATCCGTGTCCGGCGACGAGAAGACCCTCGCCGACGAGATCGAGGCGGCGCTGTCCGGCCTGCCCCACCTCGAGCTCATCCGCGACGGCGACGCGATCGTCGCGCGCACGGCTCTCGGGCGCGACCGTCGCGCGCTCATCGCCGGGCACATCGACACGGTCCCGCTCAACCGCAACCTCCCGACGCGGTTCGTGGAGGAGGGCGGCGTGCGCTACCTCTGGGGCCGGGGCACCGTCGACATGAAGGCGGGCGTGGCGGTGCAGCTGAAGCTGGCCGCCGAGCTCACGGATCCCTCCGTCGACGTCACGTGGATGTGGTACGACCACGAGGAGGTGAACGCCGAGCTCAACGGTCTCGGCCGGCTGGCTCGGAACCGTCCCGACCTGTTCGTCGGCGACTTCGGCATCCTCGGCGAGCCGAGCAACGGGGTGGTCGAGGGCGGCTGCAACGGCAACCTGCGGGTGGAGGTGCGCACGTACGGCCTGCGCGCGCACTCGGCCCGCGGCTGGGTGGGCGACAACGCCATCCACAAGGCCGCGCCGATCCTCGACATCCTGGCCGCGTACCAGCCGCGCGAGGTCGAGGTCGACGGGCTCGTCTACCGGGAGGGGCTCAACGCGGTCGGGATCACGGGCGGCGTCGCGGGCAATATCATCCCCGACGAGTGCATGGTCCACATCAACTACCGGTTCGCGCCCTCGCGGAGCTCCGACGAGGCGATCCGGCACATGCACGAGCTGTTCGGCGACTACGAGATCACCGTGGTGGACCGTGCCGACGGGGCCCGTCCCGGGCTCGACGCGCCGCTCGCGCAGGAGTTCGTGGCGGCCGTCGGCGGCGTGGCGAAGCCCAAGTACGGCTGGACCGACGTCGCCCGGTTCAGCGCGCTCGGCATCCCGGCCGTCAACTACGGCCCGGGCGACCCGCTGAAGGCCCACGCCGACGACGAGCGGGTCGACGTCGAGCAGATCGTCGCCGTGGAGGCCGGTCTCCGTGCCTGGCTCACCGGTTCCGGCGCCCGCTGA
- a CDS encoding DUF3117 domain-containing protein → MAAMKPRTGDGPMEAVKEGRLIIVRVPLEGGGRLVVSVNDAEAKELHDALAAVVSAS, encoded by the coding sequence ATGGCGGCCATGAAGCCGAGGACCGGGGACGGGCCGATGGAGGCTGTGAAGGAGGGACGGCTCATCATCGTGCGGGTTCCGCTCGAGGGCGGGGGGCGTCTCGTCGTCTCCGTCAACGATGCGGAAGCCAAGGAACTCCACGACGCGCTCGCGGCTGTCGTGAGCGCCTCCTAG
- a CDS encoding O-methyltransferase codes for MSDKDSNWRFADDVVVESEVIARARQQSLELGVEPISPATGAQVAVVVAATAAANIVEIGTGVGVSGLWLLTGGTRAQLTSIDAEVENQQHARAFFTEAGIPANRVRLIPGRALDVLPRMNENSYDIVFIDADPQSVIEYVEHGLRLVRPGGTVLVARALWRGRVSDPAARDEVATGFRTLITETAGSGAVISALSLAGEGLLQITKLAP; via the coding sequence GTGTCAGACAAGGACTCGAACTGGAGGTTCGCCGACGACGTGGTCGTCGAGAGCGAGGTGATCGCGAGAGCCCGGCAGCAGTCGCTCGAACTGGGCGTCGAGCCGATCTCGCCGGCGACGGGCGCGCAGGTCGCCGTCGTCGTCGCGGCGACCGCGGCGGCGAACATCGTCGAGATCGGGACGGGGGTCGGCGTCTCCGGCCTGTGGCTCCTGACCGGCGGCACGCGCGCGCAGCTCACCTCCATCGACGCCGAGGTCGAGAACCAGCAGCACGCCCGGGCCTTCTTCACCGAGGCCGGGATACCCGCCAACCGGGTGCGGCTCATCCCGGGGCGGGCGCTCGACGTGCTCCCCCGCATGAACGAGAACTCCTACGACATCGTCTTCATCGACGCCGACCCGCAGTCGGTCATCGAGTACGTCGAGCACGGCCTGCGCCTCGTCCGGCCGGGTGGCACGGTGCTCGTGGCGCGCGCTCTGTGGCGCGGGCGCGTCTCCGACCCGGCGGCGCGCGACGAGGTCGCGACGGGCTTCCGGACTCTCATCACCGAGACCGCCGGCTCGGGCGCGGTGATCAGTGCGCTCTCCCTCGCCGGCGAGGGTCTCCTCCAGATCACGAAGCTCGCTCCCTGA
- a CDS encoding twin-arginine translocase TatA/TatE family subunit — MFGLTFDKLLIVAVIAAFLLGPERLPTYAAKLGQLTRSLRDFANGAKDRMRDEMGPEFDDVDWKKLDPRQYDPRRIIREALLDDGAAPAGAIKPVTQSAYAARKMPLPAGAVPPFDSEST, encoded by the coding sequence GTGTTCGGGCTCACCTTCGACAAGCTGCTGATCGTGGCTGTCATCGCGGCGTTCCTCCTGGGGCCCGAGCGTCTGCCGACCTACGCCGCCAAGCTGGGTCAGCTCACCCGTTCGCTCCGCGACTTCGCGAACGGCGCCAAGGACCGCATGCGCGACGAGATGGGCCCCGAGTTCGACGACGTCGACTGGAAGAAGCTGGACCCCCGTCAGTACGACCCCCGGCGGATCATCCGGGAGGCGCTCCTCGACGACGGCGCGGCGCCGGCGGGGGCCATCAAGCCGGTGACCCAGTCGGCCTATGCGGCTCGCAAGATGCCGCTTCCGGCCGGGGCCGTGCCTCCGTTCGACAGCGAATCCACCTGA
- a CDS encoding MFS transporter: protein MIATEQRLTRATVARYAVGSLGTGGFATLPGLVLVYYLTDTLGVAAIVGGAVVTVAKIWDVIIDPVIGARSDRMLASRGSRRPLMVLGAATLPVLFVLTFTVPTGTPPAAAAVWVLLAFLLTATAFSFFQVPYIALPAELADRYDERTRLLTWRVVVLTFAILLFGAGGPALRQLGGGSGFSGYLLMAVVAGAVIGAGMLVSAFAAPRRVSGGEASPAAGIIPTLRENYAAGVRALRDSRPFRALLLTFLLQGVATGMMLAAADYVATWVLRSEDAVTLLFIALIAPALVVTPVWGVVARRIGKERGFRIATSLFGAAALSMLGLAWAPGAWLYLPVAVAGAAYAGMQSLPMAMLPDVISSDARRNGPGRAGTFGGMWTAGETTGMALGATVLAIVLGVSGYVARMAAGSPAVTGTQPPSAVVGIVLSFSVVPAAIVVASLLPLSRYRLGRKDVDELV, encoded by the coding sequence ATGATCGCAACCGAGCAGCGGCTCACGCGCGCGACCGTCGCGCGGTACGCCGTGGGGTCGCTCGGAACGGGCGGTTTCGCGACGTTGCCTGGCCTCGTCCTCGTCTACTACCTCACCGACACGCTCGGGGTGGCGGCGATCGTCGGCGGCGCGGTGGTCACGGTCGCGAAGATCTGGGATGTGATCATCGACCCCGTGATCGGGGCGCGGAGCGACCGCATGCTCGCGTCCCGCGGATCCCGCCGCCCGCTCATGGTGCTGGGCGCTGCGACCCTCCCGGTCCTCTTCGTCCTGACCTTCACCGTGCCGACCGGCACCCCTCCTGCCGCCGCCGCGGTCTGGGTGCTGCTGGCGTTCCTCCTCACGGCGACGGCTTTCAGCTTCTTCCAGGTGCCGTACATCGCCCTCCCGGCCGAGCTCGCCGACCGTTACGACGAGCGGACGAGACTGCTGACCTGGCGGGTCGTCGTTCTCACCTTCGCGATCCTCCTGTTCGGAGCGGGCGGACCCGCCCTGCGTCAGCTCGGAGGCGGCAGCGGCTTCTCGGGATACCTGCTGATGGCGGTCGTCGCCGGTGCGGTCATCGGTGCCGGCATGCTCGTCTCGGCCTTCGCAGCCCCGCGGCGGGTGTCGGGAGGGGAGGCGTCGCCGGCCGCAGGCATCATCCCGACGCTGCGGGAGAACTACGCCGCAGGGGTGCGCGCCCTGCGCGACAGCCGGCCGTTCCGGGCGCTCCTCCTCACCTTCCTGCTGCAGGGCGTTGCGACGGGCATGATGCTCGCGGCGGCCGATTACGTGGCGACCTGGGTGCTCCGATCGGAAGATGCGGTCACCCTGCTGTTCATCGCGCTCATCGCCCCGGCTCTCGTGGTGACGCCGGTCTGGGGCGTGGTCGCCCGGCGCATCGGGAAGGAGCGCGGATTCCGGATCGCGACGTCGCTCTTCGGCGCCGCCGCCCTCTCGATGCTCGGTCTGGCCTGGGCTCCGGGCGCATGGCTCTACCTGCCGGTCGCCGTCGCGGGCGCCGCCTACGCGGGGATGCAGTCGCTGCCGATGGCGATGTTGCCGGACGTCATCTCGTCCGACGCGCGGCGCAACGGACCGGGACGCGCCGGCACCTTCGGCGGCATGTGGACGGCCGGTGAGACGACGGGCATGGCGCTCGGAGCGACGGTGCTCGCCATTGTCCTGGGGGTGTCCGGCTACGTGGCGCGGATGGCGGCCGGGTCGCCCGCCGTGACCGGCACCCAGCCCCCGAGCGCGGTGGTCGGGATCGTGCTGAGCTTCAGCGTGGTGCCGGCGGCCATCGTCGTCGCGAGCCTTCTCCCGCTGTCCCGCTACCGGCTGGGAAGGAAGGACGTGGATGAGCTCGTCTGA
- a CDS encoding P-loop NTPase — protein MPDLAAEVSRALGSVIDPEIRKPITELDMVGGVSVDPDGRAFVGIKLTIVGCPAADAIERDVRTAAAAVPGVTGVDVDVSVMSPTERKALIERLGAGRASKADQFGPDSLTRVIAVTSGKGGVGKSTLTANLAVALAEQGLRVGLVDADVHGFSIPGILGLTDARGVAVRPTRVDDMILPPVSYGVKTVSIGMFVDSPSAAVAWRGPMLHRTIQQFLGDVYFGDLDVLLLDLPPGTGDVAISVGQLLPRAEVLVVTTPQPAAADVAERSGVVARQTGQTVIGVVENMAGLAQPDGSVLELFGSGGGAEVARRLSAGQEDPVPLLASVPLSVALRAGGDAGAPIVVTDPADPAAAAIRSVAGALAARGRGLAGRKLGFSVR, from the coding sequence GTGCCTGACCTCGCCGCGGAGGTGTCGCGCGCCCTGGGCAGCGTCATCGACCCCGAGATCCGCAAGCCCATCACCGAGCTCGACATGGTCGGCGGGGTCTCCGTCGACCCCGACGGGCGCGCCTTCGTCGGCATCAAGCTCACCATCGTCGGCTGCCCGGCCGCCGACGCCATCGAGCGCGACGTGCGCACGGCGGCCGCGGCCGTCCCCGGTGTCACCGGGGTCGATGTCGACGTCTCGGTCATGTCGCCGACGGAGCGCAAGGCGCTCATCGAGAGGCTGGGCGCCGGGCGCGCCTCCAAAGCCGATCAGTTCGGGCCCGACTCGCTCACCCGGGTCATCGCGGTCACGAGCGGCAAGGGAGGCGTGGGCAAGTCGACGCTGACGGCCAACCTCGCCGTCGCGCTCGCCGAGCAGGGCCTCCGCGTGGGGCTGGTCGATGCCGACGTGCACGGGTTCTCCATCCCCGGCATCCTCGGCCTCACCGACGCGCGCGGTGTCGCGGTCCGCCCGACGCGCGTCGACGACATGATCCTCCCTCCCGTGTCCTACGGGGTGAAGACGGTGTCGATCGGCATGTTCGTCGACTCCCCCTCTGCGGCCGTGGCCTGGCGCGGGCCGATGCTCCACCGTACGATCCAGCAGTTCCTCGGGGACGTGTACTTCGGCGACCTGGACGTGCTCCTCCTCGACCTCCCCCCGGGAACGGGCGACGTGGCGATCTCCGTGGGTCAGCTGCTCCCCCGGGCCGAAGTCCTCGTGGTGACGACCCCGCAGCCCGCGGCCGCCGACGTCGCCGAGCGCAGCGGCGTCGTCGCGCGTCAGACCGGGCAGACGGTCATCGGCGTGGTGGAGAACATGGCCGGGCTCGCCCAGCCGGACGGTTCCGTGCTCGAGCTCTTCGGCTCGGGAGGCGGGGCGGAGGTCGCTCGCCGGCTCTCGGCCGGTCAGGAGGACCCCGTCCCGCTGCTGGCCAGCGTGCCGCTCAGCGTGGCTCTGCGGGCAGGGGGCGACGCCGGAGCGCCCATCGTGGTGACCGACCCGGCCGACCCCGCCGCCGCGGCGATCCGCTCGGTGGCCGGCGCGTTGGCTGCCCGCGGCAGGGGCCTCGCCGGCCGCAAGCTCGGCTTCTCGGTCCGCTGA
- a CDS encoding DUF1003 domain-containing protein codes for MARGKQQPGLDAPKGLRTPVLGSSRRRDPMEQSDRFGRFTEWIARGMGTPWFVLGLTIFVVAWMAWNTLTPKTWRFDSADLGFITLTLVLSLQASYAAPLILLAQNRQDDRDRVQIEQDRQRAERNLADTEYLAREVVALRLAVRDMATKDFIRAELRSLLEDLDRRDDGDGEQARA; via the coding sequence GTGGCACGCGGTAAGCAGCAGCCGGGGCTGGACGCCCCCAAGGGTCTCCGCACGCCCGTGCTCGGCTCCTCACGGAGGCGCGACCCGATGGAGCAGAGCGATCGCTTCGGGCGCTTCACCGAGTGGATCGCGCGCGGCATGGGCACGCCCTGGTTCGTGCTCGGGCTCACGATCTTCGTCGTCGCCTGGATGGCCTGGAACACCCTCACGCCGAAGACGTGGCGGTTCGACTCGGCCGACCTGGGGTTCATCACCCTGACCCTCGTGCTGTCTTTGCAGGCATCGTATGCCGCCCCGCTGATCCTCCTCGCGCAGAACCGTCAGGACGACCGCGACCGGGTGCAGATCGAGCAGGACAGGCAGCGAGCCGAGCGGAACCTGGCCGACACGGAGTACCTCGCCCGCGAGGTCGTGGCCCTCCGGCTCGCGGTACGCGACATGGCCACGAAGGACTTCATCCGGGCGGAGCTGCGCTCGCTGCTCGAGGACCTCGATCGCCGCGACGACGGCGACGGCGAGCAGGCGCGTGCCTGA
- a CDS encoding magnesium transporter MgtE N-terminal domain-containing protein, which yields MSAARVFVARLAGTAVFDPVGDRVGRVRDVLVVYRKNDPPRVVGLIVEIPGKRRVFLSIGRVTSISSGQIITTGIINVRRFEQRGGEVRVIAELLGRKVVFADSSGEATIEDVAIEETESGEWAVGQLFVRKPKTSASPFGKGPTTFVAWNEVREKRSRGEAQSAEQLIATYSELKPADLANTLLDLPAQRMLEVAEELPDDRLADVLEEMPESEQVQILASLDDDRAADVLDQMEPDDAADLIAQLSDERGEHLLELMEPDEADDVRMLLSYNPDTAGGLMTTEPIIVSADATVAEGLALIRRHELAPALGAAVCVTLPPYEPPTGRFLGVVHFQRMLRYPPHVRLGTLLDPGLEPVTAGTSAAEVSRILASYNLVSVPVVDDKYRLVGVVTIDDVLDYLLPEDWRSQDEDEPVKQAEPSDETGSIPIVNGRRSGRGTR from the coding sequence GTGAGCGCCGCCAGAGTCTTCGTCGCCCGGCTCGCCGGGACGGCCGTCTTCGATCCCGTCGGGGACCGGGTCGGGCGCGTCCGCGACGTCCTCGTGGTGTACCGCAAGAACGACCCTCCCCGGGTCGTCGGGCTGATCGTCGAGATCCCCGGCAAGCGCCGCGTCTTCCTCTCCATCGGCCGCGTGACGAGCATCAGCAGCGGGCAGATCATCACCACCGGCATCATCAACGTGCGGCGATTCGAGCAGCGCGGCGGCGAGGTCCGGGTCATCGCCGAGCTGCTCGGGCGCAAGGTGGTCTTCGCCGACAGCAGCGGCGAGGCCACCATCGAGGACGTCGCCATCGAGGAGACCGAGTCGGGCGAATGGGCCGTCGGCCAGCTGTTCGTGCGCAAGCCCAAGACGAGCGCGTCGCCGTTCGGCAAGGGCCCGACCACGTTCGTCGCCTGGAACGAGGTGCGCGAGAAGCGGAGCCGTGGGGAGGCGCAGTCGGCCGAGCAGCTGATCGCCACCTACTCCGAGCTGAAGCCCGCCGATCTGGCCAATACCCTGCTCGACCTGCCCGCTCAGCGCATGCTCGAGGTCGCGGAGGAGCTTCCCGACGACCGGCTCGCGGACGTCCTCGAGGAGATGCCCGAGAGCGAGCAGGTCCAGATCCTCGCGAGCCTCGACGACGACCGGGCCGCGGACGTGCTCGACCAGATGGAGCCCGACGACGCCGCAGACCTCATCGCCCAGCTGTCCGACGAGCGCGGCGAGCACCTCCTCGAGCTCATGGAGCCCGACGAGGCCGATGACGTGCGCATGCTCCTCAGCTACAACCCCGACACGGCCGGCGGCCTGATGACCACCGAGCCGATCATCGTGTCGGCGGACGCCACCGTCGCGGAGGGCCTGGCGCTCATCCGGCGCCACGAGCTCGCACCGGCGCTCGGCGCCGCGGTCTGCGTCACGCTCCCGCCCTACGAGCCGCCGACCGGCCGGTTCCTCGGCGTCGTGCACTTCCAGCGCATGCTCCGCTATCCCCCGCACGTCCGGCTGGGCACGCTCCTCGACCCGGGTCTCGAGCCCGTGACCGCCGGCACCTCCGCGGCCGAGGTCTCGCGCATCCTGGCGAGCTACAACCTGGTCTCCGTCCCCGTGGTGGATGACAAGTACCGTCTCGTCGGGGTGGTGACCATCGACGACGTCCTCGACTACCTGCTCCCCGAGGACTGGCGAAGTCAGGACGAGGACGAGCCCGTCAAACAGGCGGAGCCGTCCGACGAGACGGGGAGCATCCCCATCGTGAACGGGAGGAGGAGCGGACGTGGCACGCGGTAA
- a CDS encoding general stress protein — MTTPSPFGGRNRILFPTLPRGEVVATFETYPEAQQAVDELARADFPVDKVSIVGSDLKSVERVTGKLTWGRVALAGAASGAWMGIFFGLLLIIFSPTVSFAFVLAAVLIGAGFGVLFGIVSYAINRRRRDYTSVMQVIATSYSVLVDSELGNRARNLLHGAPTAQPEWVHPSEPPAAQHPTEPPAPQHPSDPPQPWQPPVPPAPPSEPSGPTGPSGESGGGRPPAGA; from the coding sequence ATGACGACACCCAGCCCGTTCGGCGGCCGCAACAGGATCCTGTTCCCGACCCTCCCACGCGGTGAGGTCGTCGCGACCTTCGAGACGTACCCGGAGGCGCAGCAGGCGGTCGACGAGCTGGCCCGCGCCGACTTCCCCGTCGACAAGGTCTCCATCGTGGGCAGCGACCTGAAGAGCGTCGAGCGCGTCACGGGGAAGCTGACGTGGGGCCGCGTCGCTCTCGCGGGGGCCGCGTCGGGCGCCTGGATGGGGATCTTCTTCGGACTGCTCCTCATCATCTTCTCGCCGACCGTGAGCTTCGCGTTCGTGCTCGCCGCGGTGCTCATCGGGGCCGGGTTCGGCGTGCTCTTCGGCATCGTCTCGTACGCCATCAACCGCCGGCGCCGCGACTACACCTCGGTCATGCAGGTCATCGCGACGAGCTACTCCGTGCTCGTCGACTCGGAACTGGGGAACCGCGCACGCAACCTCCTGCACGGCGCTCCGACGGCTCAGCCGGAGTGGGTGCATCCGTCGGAGCCGCCGGCCGCGCAGCACCCGACCGAGCCGCCCGCCCCGCAGCATCCGAGCGATCCGCCGCAGCCGTGGCAGCCGCCGGTCCCGCCGGCGCCCCCGTCCGAGCCGTCGGGACCGACCGGGCCGTCGGGGGAGTCCGGAGGCGGTCGCCCTCCCGCGGGAGCCTGA